GTCGAGCAGGAGATAACCGAGCCGCCATACATGTCGGAAGGATTCCCCACTATGCCGCAGCGCCCCGGAGCCGAATATGTGATTCTGTCCTCAGGCACCGTCATACCTCATGAAGCTTGAGACGCATATACTGGCGCACGAGGTACCCGTATTCGGGATCATCGAGGGCAAAATCGAGAAACGCCTTGAAATAGGACTCGAATCCACCTACATCATACCGGTGCTCGTCCTTGCGGAGCTTGACACCGATCACTTTTCTTCCCATTTTCAGGAGAGTGTTCATGGCATCGGTTATCTCGAGCTCGCCTTTTCTTCCCGCGGGGGTACGCCTGATGGCATCGAAGATCACCGGATCGAACACATACCGTGCGGAAATGGCAAGCCGCGAGGGCGCCTCGGCAGGAGCGGGCTTTTCAATAAGCTCTTCCACCTCGAACGTCGCTCCGGCACGGCCCTTCGGTTTTGCGATACCGTATTTGCGGACATCATCCTCGGCCACTTCCATGAAGGCCACGGTGGCACCGGCTCCCTCACTCTGGTGAACATCCATCATCCGCCTGAGCAGGCTCGAATGGCTCCCGCCGCGAATAACCGAGTCTCCGAGCGCCACAGCGAAATTGTCGCCATCCGTAAATTTTTCCGCGTACGAGATGGCATCCCCGAGACCGTTCTGTTCAGCCTGACGGATATAGAAAAAAGACAGATTGTTGAATGATTCGGGTTCGAGCCCTACTTCGCCCAGCTCGGGATTGTAATCGAAATGATCCTCGATGGAACGTTTTTTCCGCCCGGTGACAAAGAGGATGTTGTCCAGCCCGGCATCGACCAGCTCCTCGACAACATACTGCACGATGGGTTTGCGCCCGATGGGCAGCATCTCCTTCGGCTGGCTCTTCGTTGCGGGCAGAAGCCGCGTCCCCCGTCCCGCGACCGGTATGACAGCTTTCGTAATCGCCATAATTCCCCTTTCGTTAACCTTGCTTCAATTTTCACTTACAATGGTTCAAGATAGCAATCGGGAGACCTTCATGTCAAACAGAAACATCAAACTTGATATTACACCGTGGATAATATGGGGTATCTGCAAGGAACATCGTATGGATGGATTTTGTTCACGAAGATTGCATCTATTACAATAGTGTCCGGTTAAAATTGTAACAAAAACACGAAATACTTGAAAATTATGATTTTTCGTGTATATGGATTGTAAATAATATAATTGCTACCCCTTTTATCCACCCGAACTCACCCCTCAATCCTCCCCTTTCCAAAAGAAGGGCATCACCTGCTAACATTCTTTATTATCAAAGTGTTATGTGCGTGGTGAGTTTCAGTAACTAATAGTAGCAATACCATGTCCTACTGCAAACAACAAGGTATTCAATATTTTTCCGGACAGTTCTGATTATATAATCTGTATTACATTTTTCATAAAAACCCATTATATTATAATCACTGTTCATAGTAC
This sequence is a window from bacterium. Protein-coding genes within it:
- a CDS encoding NTP transferase domain-containing protein, translated to MAITKAVIPVAGRGTRLLPATKSQPKEMLPIGRKPIVQYVVEELVDAGLDNILFVTGRKKRSIEDHFDYNPELGEVGLEPESFNNLSFFYIRQAEQNGLGDAISYAEKFTDGDNFAVALGDSVIRGGSHSSLLRRMMDVHQSEGAGATVAFMEVAEDDVRKYGIAKPKGRAGATFEVEELIEKPAPAEAPSRLAISARYVFDPVIFDAIRRTPAGRKGELEITDAMNTLLKMGRKVIGVKLRKDEHRYDVGGFESYFKAFLDFALDDPEYGYLVRQYMRLKLHEV